Proteins encoded together in one Epinephelus moara isolate mb chromosome 2, YSFRI_EMoa_1.0, whole genome shotgun sequence window:
- the znf296 gene encoding zinc finger protein 296: MSRRKLGSRPQHLSAIQDVTDIPVGTTSSDNQPPPPLPPPQAQAPDEGRDLLTCGQCSRAFPLAHILAFIQHKQGGCRSRNQASNANATPPSPANRAQCRVANAELGPGFIELRRGGRVCGEERGMKMKAELSKAVSEEPSYFTCQQCEGVFPSAWVLLQHAQHTHSFSIYQEDEEEEGTGVRGGGGGGRGGLKEHKPAAATLDPRHLSQALASAFQPSALRLSRSRLTHTTSTSSSSSSNMQALNFSVRLRELAEGNNNTTGSSHGGLVLSPSSSPPAASTFPQTSTLQADFHCELCDQNFQSLRALSAHRRTHSCERPYHCGVCGQAFAQSGQLARHIRSHHREAGGGGGGYESVEMVVMEEDVGRQGMRGRFQMQPAGIMGKGMVGAEVRAQGPSELDLTLPKHPSIASGLMMLTSQVRPPDRELLRLYQRQREGGEGGEEEAEGQGEPRHTSPCASPSEGSLESGETGGSGESGIASGNCTPKRPEMGDRVRGVGEWENERGEIIERENEWSSAKVSEVVQEWQRENERRSVGGVSSGGNNNITTASSAGKKKKDEACEYCGKQFRNSSNLTVHRRSHTGERPYRCGLCNYACAQSSKLTRHMKTHGAQGAKASFLCQLCSVPFTVYATLEKHLKKVHCLSHASVGAYAQASAADTLAAIKAEEEAVVVKMEEDDASLDQIEMESKMPRDAVKSMEVEVEEGQSQAECGENRASPATVADLPPESSTEVSLALTSAP, translated from the exons ATGTCCAGGCGCAAACTTGGAAGCAGACCGCAGCACCTGAGTGCAATTCAAG ATGTCACTGACATACCGGTTGGCACCACTTCATCAGACaaccagcctcctcctcctcttcctcctccacaggCCCAAGCTCCAGACGAGGGTCGTGACCTCCTGACCTGCGGCCAGTGCAGCAGGGCCTTCCCCCTCGCCCACATCCTGGCGTTCATCCAGCACAAACAGGGCGGCTGCCGCTCGCGAAACCAGGCCTCAAACGCCAATGCCACGCCCCCCTCACCTGCCAACCGGGCACAGTGTCGTGTCGCCAATGCAGAGCTGGGGCCGGGCTTCATCGAGCTGAGGAGAGGGGGCAGAGTCTGCGGGGAGGAGCGCGGCATGAAGATGAAGGCGGAGCTCAGCAAAGCAG TGTCGGAGGAGCCCTCCTACTTCACCTGCCAGCAGTGTGAAGGCGTGTTTCCATCTGCATGGGTGCTCTTACAGCAtgctcagcacacacactccttcAGCATCTACcaagaagatgaagaggaggaaggcaCAGGcgtaagaggaggaggaggaggaggaagaggaggacttAAAGAGCACAAGCCTGCTGCAGCCACTCTGGACCCTCGCCACCTGAGCCAAGCTCTTGCCTCCGCGTTTCAGCCCTCTGCCCTGCGCCTCAGCCGCTCCCGTCTGACacacaccacctccacctcctcctcctcctccagcaacATGCAGGCACTGAACTTTTCAGTGCGGCTCAGGGAGCTCGCTGAGGGGAATAACAACACCACCGGCAGCTCCCACGGAGGCCTGGTGCTGTCTCCGTCCTCCTCTCCACCAGCAGCTTCGACCTTTCCTCAGACCAGCACCCTCCAGGCTGACTTCCACTGTGAGCTGTGTGACCAGAACTTCCAGTCCCTGCGCGCCCTGTCTGCCCACCGCCGGACTCACTCCTGTGAGCGGCCCTATCACTGTGGAGTGTGCGGGCAGGCCTTCGCCCAGAGTGGCCAGCTGGCCCGACACATAAGGAGCCATCACAGGgaggcaggaggtggaggaggtggataTGAGTCTGTAGAGATGGTCGTGATGGAGGAGGATGTAGGGAGGCAGGGGATGAGAGGGAGGTTTCAAATGCAGCCAGCTGGAATCATGGGAAAGGGAATGGTTGGTGCAGAAGTGAGAGCCCAGGGCCCCTCCGAGCTAGACCTGACCCTGCCCAAACACCCGTCCATAGCTTCAGGCCTGATGATGCTGACCTCACAGGTTAGACCGCCAGACAGGGAGCTGCTGAGGCTGTATCAGCgccagagagaggggggagagggaggagaggaggaggcagaggggcAGGGGGAGCCTCGACACACCTCTCCCTGTGCTAGCCCCTCTGAAGGCTCACTGGAGAGCGGAGAGACAGGAGGCAGCGGGGAGAGTGGTATCGCCAGTGGCAACTGTACGCCGAAACGACCAGAGATGGGCGACAGAGTGCGAGGAGTTGGAGAGTGGGAGAACGAACGAGGAGAGATCATAGAGAGGGAGAATGAGTGGAGCTCAGCCAAAGTCAGCGAGGTTGTGCAGGAGTGGCAGAGGGAGAACGAGCGGAGGAGTGTGGGAGGTGTCAGCAGCGGAGGAAACAACAACATTACTACTGCTAGTTCAGCTggtaagaagaagaaagatgAAGCCTGTGAGTACTGTGGTAAACAGTTCAGAAACAGCAGCAACCTGACCGTGCACCGCCGCAGCCACACAGGTGAACGACCCTACCGCTGCGGCCTCTGCAACTATGCCTGCGCCCAGAGCTCAAAATTAACGCGTCACATGAAGACCCACGGCGCACAGGGTGCCAAGGCTTCCTTTTTGTGCCAGCTGTGCTCGGTACCCTTCACCGTCTACGCCACTCTGGAAAAACACCTGAAGAAAGTTCACTGCCTGAGCCACGCCAGCGTGGGAGCGTATGCCCAGGCCAGCGCTGCAGACACTTTGGCTGCCATAAAAGCTGAAGAAGAAGCAGTGGTGGTGAAGATGGAGGAGGATGACGCCAGTTTGGATCAGATAGAGATGGAGAGCAAAATGCCGAGAGATGCGGTGAAAAGcatggaggtggaggtggaggaggggcaAAGCCAAGCTGAGTGTGGGGAGAACAGAGCGAGTCCAGCCACAGTGGCTGATCTCCCACCTGAGAGCAGCACAGAAGTGAGCTTGGCTTTGACTTCTGCGCCATGA
- the clasrp gene encoding CLK4-associating serine/arginine rich protein, with product MWQEARKHERKLRGMMVDYKRRGERRREYYEKIKKDPAQFLQVHGQAYKIHLDPAVALAAESPINMMPWQGDANNMIDRFDVRAHLDYIPTYTPPLLSTSTPEQEMEERKCNYERYRGLVQNDFANISEEQCLYQIYLDELYGGPQKPNEDEKKKLAEKKATIGYTYEDSTVTEPDPQSDKDEDNSENSESEEDEGIPDIDVEVDVDELNQEQVLDINKMATTYGMSEGDFVRMLRKDKEEVEAIKHAKALEAEKAMYSGRRSRRQRREFREKRLKGRQISPPSYARRDSPTYDPYKRPESESSSESRSRSRSPGPEKITFITSFGGSDDEAAAAAAAAAAATQTAAPHSGHVSSSVQHPAGHSRGSRRRRSSSSRSPSSSSRSSSRSSSRSSSRSRRTRRGRGGRDGRRSWTRSRSRRRSRSHSRGRGGNGGAGSWRRRDRTRSRSHDRDRERDRDRDRDRRRYSARRRTRSRSSSRQGGSSRRGARSSGGHRRGDSGSRSPSQSPSRPNHSPSPHRGAQPSSNTICDKLRKPDTAGGKETGAAKPKMTPQERLKLRMQKALNKQSKADKKAAQVKIQQQEHKRQEREGELRAMARKIRMKERERREKERDEWERQYGRQSHSPSPSKYGREHNSHRRRSRSRSRSPYYRY from the exons ATGTGGCAGGAGGCCCGCAAGCATGAGCGCAAGCTCCGTGGCATGATGGTAGATTACAAGCGCCGAGGAGAGCGGCGGCGAGAGTACTATGAGAAGATA AAAAAAGATCCAGCTCAGTTTCTCCAGGTTCATGGCCAAGCATATAAGATCCATCTGGATCCTGCTGTGGCGCTGGCTGCAGAGAGCCCCATCAACAt GATGCCGTGGCAAGGAGACGCCAACAATATGATTGACAGGTTTGATGTGAGGGCTCACCTGGACTACATCCCCACCTACACACCTCCACTGCTCAGCACATC AACACCAGagcaggagatggaggagaggaagtgCAACTATGAGCGATACAGAGGCCTGGTGCAGAATGACTTTGCCAACA TCTCTGAGGAGCAGTGTTTATACCAGATCTACCTGGATGAGCTCTACGGTGGTCCCCAGAAACCAAATGAGGACGAGAAGAAAAA ACTGGCTGAAAAGAAGGCCACCATTGGTTACACCTATGAAGACAGCACTGTGACAGAGCCCGACCCCCAGTCAGACAAAGATGAAGACAATTCGGAGAACAGTGAATCCGAAGAGGACGAGGGCATCCCAGATATTG aTGTGGAGGTTGATGTCGATGAGCTTAACCAGGAGCAGGTGCTTGAcataaacaaaatggcaaccacaTATGGAATGTCTGAAGGGGACTTTGTCAG GATGTTGAGGAAAGacaaggaggaagtggaggcCATCAAACATGCCAAGGCTCTGGAGGCGGAGAAGGCCATGTATTCT GGCCGGCGTTCTCGCAGACAAAGGAGAGAGTTCAGAGAGAAGAGACTAAAAGGTAGACAGATCAGCCCACCAAG CTATGCCAGAAGAGACAGCCCAACATACGATCCTTATAAACG ACCAGAGTCAGAGTCGAGCTCTGAGTCACGGTCACGCTCTCGTTCTCCTGGTCCAGAGAAGATCACCTTCATCACCAGCTTTGGAGGCAGCGATGATGAAGCggcagcagcggcggcagcagcagcagcagcaacacaaacagCCGCTCCTCACTCTGGACACGTCTCCTCCAGCGTGCAGCACCCTGCAGGTCATAGCAGGGGCTCCCG GAGACGGCGATCTTCCTCCAGTcgctccccttcctcctcctcccgctCCTCATCTCGGTCTTCGTCTCGCTCTTCTTCCCGTTCACGCCGCACCCGACGTGGACGCGGGGGAAGGGATGGGCGGCGATCCTGGACCCGATCACGGTCGAGACGGCGCTCCAGATCTCACTCCCGGGGTAGAGGAGGGAACGGAGGGGCCGGATCCTGGAGGAGACGTGACAGGACACGATCACGTTCACacgacagagacagagagagggacagagacagggaccGGGACAGGAGACGATACTCGGCACGCAGACGGACAAG GTCACGTTCCAGCTCACGGCAAGGGGGCAGTTCGAGGCGAGGGGCTCGGAGCAGTGGAGGCCACCGGCGGGGAGACAGCGGCAGCCGCAGTCCCTCTCAGTCCCCCAGCCGCCCCAACCACAGTCCCTCCCCTCACAGAGGAGCCCAGCCCTCTTCCAACACCATCTGTGACAAACTAAGAAA GCCTGATACTGCGGGTGGTAAAGAGACGGGAGCTGCCAAA CCCAAGATGACCCCACAGGAGCGGCTCAAGCTACGAATGCAGAAGGCGCTCAACAAGCAAT CCAAGGCGGATAAAAAAGCTGCTCAGGTGAAGATCCAGCAGCAGGAACACAAacgacag GAGCGAGAGGGAGAGCTACGAGCCATGGCACGCAAGATACGCATGAA GGAGCGTGAGAGAcgtgagaaagagagggatgaaTGGGAGAGACAGTACGGGCGACAGAGCCACTCGCCTTCTCCTTCCAAATATG GCCGAGAGCACAACTCACACAGAAG GAGGTCGAGGTCGAGGTCACGGAGTCCATACTACAGATACTGA